Proteins from a single region of Acidovorax sp. NCPPB 3576:
- a CDS encoding DUF748 domain-containing protein encodes MPLKALSIKTNPWLRRLAWAVLAWLALWALAWALVPPALRHVLHTRVSAQLGRELSVGQIDFKPWTLELELRDLRMAADSSGKEPQLEIRRLYIDAELQSLWHLAPVIDALEVDGPTLRVARTSANHTDVDDLLKKLPGTSAPAPSTAAEPQRFSLYNIVVRDGAVDFGDAPQKRVHTVRGFTLSVPFLSNRPADRAVKVAPHLAFELNGTAFTTGAQSTPFLDSRDTEATLRFKGLDLQPFLAYLPPGMPARIEQGTLDADLRLAFQKQSEPALSVSGVVQIHGARLSDPQGGQLLSFDVATAHLAALQPFQRKVHLTSLEWRGPHAMVRRDRDGRMAWLGDSVQGPGTTKNENPSVPSAPWDVVVDRVRVHGGQVDWLDESATAPTRISARDLRIHVTRLALPLSKPVQFIADAKLSSEEGGDAATLSLQGQVQSQSGSVAVSARGWPIGMARPYLAYALQPKLNGTLDSDFGVAWNGTALAAKIAKLSVDRVELACAAGRDCPASAATGLALRNNAAWVEIGRIEMQDALIRMPQRTVTVARVATSQPKVRLERNGEGRWMLERWLVQASDSSGINRMPVTPGTLPADPPGWDLQLDEVSMEGGALAFNDAAKAQPVAVLVDAFQMRAKGFAWPAKAGASPMPLQLSARLGSGRSDPGSLAYEGTVQLAPMLVQGKVQASRLPLHPFEPYVDHPMAVDVVRALGSFNGDVRYAAQKEGPSVGVRGNAALEDVRVRALPVSLPAPGSRDGSASVRAEELLNWKSLALQGMELSLSPGKPTVFDIKETALSDFFARIIVQPNGRINLQDLARPAQGQPGVPATGAVSPGIASVDALQATPQDVTPSMAPVIRLGPTVLTGGSVRFTDSFVRPNYSADLSELNGRLGPFASAPPVGGSEPAMADLQLRGRAQGSASLDITGRLNPLAKPLALDIQGRMRDLELPPLSPYSIKYAGHGIERGKLSMDINYRVLPDGQLTASNKLVLNQLRFGEPVDGAPASLPVRLAVALLADRNGVIDVELPINGSLNDPEFRLGPVIFRAVGNLVMKAITSPFSLLAGWMGGSSELDRVSFAPGSAALDDEARKTLDKIGQALWERPGLNMTVEGHAQRDVEQEGWKRAQLQARVMAQARRMAVRGDRTLRESEALAPDSQEYADSLKEVYRRADIAKPRNLVGMAKEMSVPEMEALLLANMVLPEDAMRELAQARAVAVRDYLAGRQVALNRLFVGAPKMDSESTNASPHAELTLSTR; translated from the coding sequence GTGCCCCTGAAAGCGCTCTCGATCAAAACAAATCCCTGGCTGCGCCGCTTGGCGTGGGCTGTGTTGGCTTGGCTGGCTCTCTGGGCGCTCGCTTGGGCATTGGTTCCGCCAGCGCTCCGCCATGTCCTGCATACCAGGGTGTCGGCGCAACTGGGCAGAGAGCTTTCGGTGGGACAGATCGATTTCAAGCCGTGGACCCTGGAGCTGGAACTGCGTGATCTGAGAATGGCGGCAGACTCTTCGGGCAAAGAGCCCCAGCTGGAAATTAGGCGCCTCTATATAGATGCAGAGCTGCAGTCCCTTTGGCATCTGGCACCGGTGATCGACGCGCTGGAGGTGGACGGGCCCACATTGCGCGTGGCGCGCACGTCGGCAAACCACACCGACGTCGATGATCTGCTGAAAAAGCTGCCGGGAACTTCGGCGCCGGCACCTTCAACCGCGGCGGAGCCTCAGCGATTTTCGCTCTACAACATCGTGGTGCGGGATGGAGCAGTGGATTTCGGCGACGCGCCGCAAAAGCGGGTCCATACCGTGCGGGGATTCACCCTGAGTGTTCCCTTCCTGAGCAATCGGCCGGCGGACCGCGCCGTGAAGGTGGCCCCCCATCTGGCTTTTGAACTCAATGGGACGGCTTTCACGACCGGAGCCCAGAGCACGCCCTTCCTGGACAGCCGGGACACCGAAGCCACGCTGCGGTTCAAGGGGCTGGATCTGCAGCCGTTTCTGGCCTACCTGCCACCCGGAATGCCTGCGCGCATCGAGCAAGGCACGCTGGATGCCGATCTGAGGCTGGCATTCCAGAAGCAGTCGGAGCCGGCCCTTTCCGTGAGTGGGGTCGTCCAAATCCATGGCGCACGCCTGAGCGATCCGCAGGGCGGCCAGCTGCTGTCGTTCGATGTGGCAACCGCCCATTTGGCAGCGCTCCAACCCTTCCAGCGAAAGGTGCATCTCACCTCGCTGGAATGGCGAGGGCCGCATGCCATGGTGCGGCGTGACCGGGACGGGCGAATGGCTTGGCTGGGCGATTCGGTACAAGGCCCGGGCACCACGAAAAATGAAAACCCTTCGGTGCCCAGCGCCCCTTGGGATGTAGTGGTGGATCGGGTGAGGGTCCATGGCGGGCAAGTGGATTGGCTGGATGAGAGCGCGACAGCGCCGACCCGTATTTCGGCGCGCGATTTGCGGATTCACGTGACGCGCCTGGCTTTGCCCCTCTCCAAGCCGGTGCAGTTCATAGCGGATGCCAAACTATCTTCGGAAGAGGGTGGCGACGCTGCCACGCTTTCGCTTCAAGGACAGGTTCAGTCGCAGTCCGGAAGCGTGGCCGTGTCGGCCCGTGGCTGGCCGATAGGGATGGCGCGCCCGTATCTGGCCTACGCGTTGCAACCCAAGCTGAATGGCACGTTGGATTCTGACTTCGGTGTGGCTTGGAACGGCACTGCCTTGGCTGCAAAGATCGCGAAGCTGTCGGTGGACCGCGTTGAATTGGCCTGCGCCGCTGGACGTGATTGCCCTGCGAGTGCCGCTACGGGCTTGGCCCTGCGCAATAACGCAGCCTGGGTTGAAATCGGGCGAATCGAAATGCAAGACGCATTGATCCGGATGCCTCAGCGGACCGTCACCGTTGCGCGGGTGGCGACATCGCAGCCCAAAGTTCGGTTGGAGCGCAATGGGGAAGGGCGTTGGATGCTGGAGCGCTGGCTGGTCCAGGCATCCGACAGTTCCGGGATAAACCGCATGCCGGTCACTCCGGGAACACTGCCTGCCGATCCTCCCGGCTGGGATTTGCAATTGGACGAGGTGTCGATGGAAGGTGGAGCCCTGGCCTTCAACGACGCCGCAAAAGCGCAGCCTGTGGCGGTGCTTGTCGATGCCTTCCAAATGCGGGCCAAAGGTTTTGCGTGGCCGGCAAAGGCCGGCGCTTCACCGATGCCGCTGCAGCTTTCCGCGCGCCTGGGCTCCGGGCGGTCTGATCCTGGCAGCCTTGCTTACGAAGGGACGGTGCAACTGGCGCCAATGCTGGTGCAGGGCAAAGTGCAGGCTTCCCGCCTGCCGCTGCATCCCTTCGAGCCCTATGTGGATCACCCGATGGCGGTGGACGTCGTGCGCGCATTGGGCAGCTTCAATGGCGACGTACGCTATGCCGCGCAAAAAGAGGGGCCGTCCGTCGGCGTACGGGGTAATGCTGCATTGGAAGATGTGCGGGTGAGAGCGTTACCCGTAAGCCTGCCGGCGCCTGGGTCACGGGACGGGTCGGCATCCGTTCGCGCAGAAGAACTGCTGAATTGGAAGTCATTGGCGTTGCAGGGCATGGAGCTCTCCCTCTCGCCGGGCAAGCCGACCGTTTTCGACATCAAGGAAACGGCGTTGAGCGACTTTTTCGCCCGCATCATCGTTCAGCCGAATGGACGCATCAACTTGCAGGACCTTGCCCGGCCTGCGCAGGGGCAGCCTGGCGTACCAGCAACCGGGGCTGTATCCCCAGGCATCGCTTCCGTGGACGCCTTGCAAGCGACGCCCCAGGATGTGACGCCTTCAATGGCGCCTGTCATCCGACTCGGGCCGACGGTGCTGACAGGCGGTTCGGTGCGGTTCACCGACTCGTTCGTTCGGCCCAATTACTCTGCCGACCTGAGCGAACTGAACGGGCGCCTGGGGCCTTTTGCGTCTGCGCCGCCCGTCGGAGGCAGCGAGCCGGCCATGGCTGACCTTCAGTTGCGCGGACGTGCGCAAGGATCGGCCTCGCTCGACATCACGGGGCGGCTGAATCCGCTGGCCAAGCCGTTGGCATTGGACATTCAAGGCCGGATGCGCGACCTGGAACTGCCGCCACTGTCGCCTTACAGCATCAAATACGCAGGGCATGGGATCGAACGGGGCAAGCTCAGCATGGACATCAACTACCGCGTTCTGCCGGATGGACAGTTGACGGCCAGCAATAAGCTCGTTCTGAATCAGTTGCGTTTTGGCGAGCCTGTGGATGGAGCCCCTGCCAGTTTGCCGGTGCGCCTGGCCGTCGCCTTGCTGGCGGACCGCAATGGCGTGATCGACGTGGAACTGCCCATCAACGGCTCGCTGAACGACCCAGAGTTCCGGTTGGGCCCCGTGATTTTTCGTGCAGTGGGTAACTTGGTGATGAAGGCAATCACTTCTCCCTTCTCGCTCTTGGCCGGATGGATGGGTGGCAGTTCTGAACTCGACCGCGTCAGCTTTGCTCCAGGCAGCGCAGCGCTGGACGACGAAGCGAGAAAGACGCTAGACAAGATCGGACAGGCACTCTGGGAACGGCCGGGACTCAACATGACCGTAGAAGGGCACGCACAGCGGGATGTGGAGCAGGAGGGCTGGAAACGGGCCCAGTTGCAGGCCCGGGTCATGGCCCAGGCGCGTCGCATGGCCGTACGTGGCGACCGGACGCTTCGCGAGTCCGAAGCGCTGGCGCCGGATTCGCAGGAATACGCAGACTCGCTCAAGGAGGTGTACCGCAGGGCCGATATCGCAAAACCCCGGAATCTGGTCGGAATGGCGAAGGAAATGTCTGTCCCAGAAATGGAGGCATTGTTGTTGGCAAACATGGTGCTTCCCGAAGATGCCATGCGGGAACTGGCGCAGGCGCGAGCGGTCGCGGTCCGCGACTACTTGGCGGGGCGGCAAGTCGCTTTGAATCGATTGTTCGTCGGTGCGCCGAAAATGGATTCGGAGAGTACGAACGCATCGCCCCATGCGGAACTTACTTTGTCCACCCGATGA
- a CDS encoding DUF349 domain-containing protein: MFPFSSRNKMSDSPEVNPAPAKHTEPHPLDALTGGAFSAATSGERASRIREWLQTQPSPEQLQEVFKELSGRDKGAARAVRERLDEIRRAKGQEAIAAEWAEKAQGLLSAAKLNIADALAWQRDAAKAGAPLSREPLASLKVQLAERMKVIEDLQHRVQVQREAAVLLAQRIEVLSTKPWRDAQAALEALRTDVGRWQQQAQELTDDPSWASVEARFPPLLDASRTQLLVVWDAFQPAVAQAVAASEDSAAALPPVPVWADELRVARGQPSETAAAQPSSRPPARPKVDPEVRDKAVQAVRDALGKLERETAEGHGKASAGAAAALRSVLKTQGKHIDAALEQQVHAALVAAGELEGWQRWSADQVREDLVARAEGLLQRPEGQALGGRKMQETLRQLREQWKQADQGGPANHALWKKFDEACNAAHKVVEAWLEKVRADAAEHKGQRVALLEEVKAWTAAQATAGQPDWKAVNRALHQFGDRWRDGGHVSEKVFAELQPQWKEVMAAAAAPLETAQKESLARRHALIDEATALGAAPTLRVDAVKTLQQRWQAEAQSVPLDRKHEQKLWDAFRKPIDEAFNRKSADRDKMAGEISDRDRIVLEASKALEDANASGDAQKIRAAMIALEAALRGQALANEAAASAAQSKPQVTLSDNAVAAPSEVASTSEEGATDADQIPPAAAPKPAPRPVVAVRGDDRPGMKKDAPALPGRPGRPGERREGRGPRDASARGGDARGDRFGDRGDRFGDRSEAHGPRLGDSAFRAQREALEHAQLTLRKLAVQAHGEALTQLIAAWQKRDATQLPSVQELGGQVQASVRTAWTQAVSAAPQGDASEALLRLEMAAEVPTPAEQLQARRALQLQLLTRRNDPTPVQTWGQDVARVLASATDETSARRLQNALKTLLRK, translated from the coding sequence ATGTTTCCCTTTTCTTCTCGCAACAAAATGTCTGACTCACCCGAAGTGAACCCGGCCCCGGCCAAGCACACCGAGCCGCATCCTTTGGATGCGCTGACGGGCGGCGCGTTTTCCGCCGCGACCTCGGGAGAGAGGGCATCGCGCATCCGCGAATGGCTGCAGACCCAACCGTCGCCTGAGCAGTTGCAGGAAGTCTTCAAGGAATTGAGCGGGCGCGACAAGGGTGCCGCCCGAGCCGTCCGTGAGCGCCTCGATGAAATCCGGCGGGCCAAGGGCCAGGAGGCGATCGCTGCCGAGTGGGCCGAGAAAGCGCAGGGCTTGTTGTCTGCGGCCAAGCTGAACATCGCTGACGCATTGGCCTGGCAGCGTGACGCTGCCAAGGCCGGAGCCCCTTTGTCGCGCGAGCCTTTGGCTTCTCTCAAGGTGCAATTGGCCGAACGCATGAAGGTCATCGAGGATCTGCAGCATCGTGTGCAGGTACAGCGGGAGGCCGCAGTGCTGCTCGCCCAGCGCATCGAGGTGCTTTCCACCAAGCCTTGGCGCGACGCTCAAGCTGCCCTGGAGGCCTTGCGCACCGACGTGGGCCGGTGGCAGCAACAGGCCCAGGAACTGACCGACGACCCGTCCTGGGCCAGTGTAGAGGCACGTTTTCCACCTTTGCTGGATGCCTCGCGCACCCAACTGCTCGTGGTGTGGGATGCCTTCCAGCCGGCGGTCGCTCAGGCCGTGGCTGCGTCGGAAGATTCTGCTGCTGCCTTGCCTCCGGTCCCCGTGTGGGCCGATGAGTTGCGCGTGGCCCGCGGCCAGCCTTCGGAAACCGCTGCAGCGCAACCTTCGTCGCGGCCCCCAGCACGCCCCAAAGTTGATCCTGAAGTGCGAGACAAAGCGGTGCAAGCCGTGCGGGATGCATTGGGAAAACTGGAGCGTGAAACCGCTGAAGGCCACGGCAAGGCCAGCGCAGGAGCCGCTGCGGCGCTCCGAAGCGTGCTCAAAACACAGGGAAAGCACATCGACGCGGCACTGGAGCAGCAAGTGCATGCTGCTTTGGTCGCTGCGGGCGAGCTCGAAGGCTGGCAGCGCTGGAGTGCGGACCAGGTTCGGGAAGACCTGGTGGCCCGCGCCGAAGGGCTGCTGCAACGTCCGGAAGGCCAAGCCTTGGGCGGCCGCAAGATGCAGGAAACCTTGCGCCAATTGCGCGAGCAGTGGAAGCAAGCGGACCAAGGTGGTCCGGCCAACCATGCGCTTTGGAAGAAATTCGACGAAGCCTGCAATGCCGCGCACAAAGTGGTCGAGGCATGGCTGGAGAAGGTGCGTGCGGACGCGGCGGAGCACAAGGGCCAACGCGTTGCCTTGCTGGAAGAGGTGAAGGCTTGGACAGCAGCCCAGGCAACGGCTGGTCAACCCGACTGGAAGGCGGTCAACCGTGCGCTCCACCAGTTCGGCGATCGGTGGCGCGACGGAGGTCATGTCAGTGAGAAGGTGTTTGCTGAATTGCAGCCTCAATGGAAAGAGGTCATGGCTGCAGCAGCGGCCCCGCTGGAAACTGCGCAGAAGGAAAGCCTGGCGCGCCGGCATGCACTGATCGACGAGGCGACAGCACTGGGTGCCGCTCCTACGCTGCGAGTCGACGCCGTGAAGACACTGCAGCAGCGTTGGCAGGCCGAGGCGCAGTCTGTACCGCTGGATCGCAAGCACGAGCAGAAACTATGGGACGCCTTCCGCAAGCCCATCGACGAAGCGTTCAATCGCAAATCAGCCGATCGAGACAAGATGGCGGGTGAGATCAGTGACCGAGACCGCATCGTGCTGGAGGCGTCTAAAGCGTTGGAAGACGCCAATGCCAGCGGCGACGCTCAGAAGATCCGCGCTGCAATGATTGCTTTGGAAGCGGCTCTTCGAGGCCAGGCATTGGCCAACGAGGCCGCTGCGTCGGCTGCACAGAGCAAACCGCAGGTAACTCTCTCGGACAATGCCGTTGCAGCACCCTCGGAGGTCGCATCGACCTCGGAAGAAGGTGCTACCGATGCGGACCAGATTCCGCCGGCCGCTGCGCCGAAACCTGCACCCCGTCCCGTGGTGGCGGTGCGGGGTGATGATCGCCCTGGCATGAAGAAGGATGCGCCTGCGTTGCCGGGGCGTCCAGGACGTCCGGGCGAGCGCAGAGAGGGGCGCGGTCCGCGTGATGCCTCCGCCCGTGGCGGTGATGCACGTGGCGATCGGTTCGGAGACCGGGGCGACCGATTCGGAGATCGTTCAGAGGCCCATGGTCCCCGTTTGGGCGACAGCGCTTTCCGTGCCCAGCGCGAGGCGCTCGAGCATGCGCAACTCACGCTGCGCAAGTTGGCAGTCCAGGCACATGGTGAGGCATTGACTCAGCTGATTGCCGCTTGGCAAAAGCGCGACGCAACTCAACTTCCCAGTGTTCAGGAACTGGGCGGGCAGGTTCAGGCTTCCGTCCGAACGGCATGGACGCAGGCGGTTTCTGCTGCGCCTCAAGGGGATGCATCGGAGGCTTTGTTGAGACTGGAAATGGCGGCTGAGGTGCCTACTCCTGCAGAGCAATTGCAGGCCCGCCGTGCGCTGCAACTTCAGTTGCTCACCCGACGAAACGATCCTACGCCTGTCCAAACCTGGGGACAGGACGTTGCCAGGGTGCTGGCAAGTGCCACCGACGAAACCAGCGCCCGCAGGTTGCAGAACGCCCTCAAGACTCTGCTGCGCAAATAA